The following are encoded in a window of Pseudomonas multiresinivorans genomic DNA:
- a CDS encoding ABC transporter substrate-binding protein — protein sequence MIKSLLVRSIACSALALAAASGAQAGTLSIGHTTWVGYGTLYLARDLGYFKEQGLDLQLTTIEEASMYMAAQASGQLSGSASTIDEILKYRPKFCFKAVAALDDSHGGDGVLVGKDVTSLAQLKGQEVAVNEGSVSQFWLAYLLKHAGMNMSDIKVQNMTADDAASAFIAGRVPAAVTWEPHLSLVREKQQGKVLVDSSTTPGVIVDVVALNCDVIEKQPEDVKALVKGLYKAVQYTKEHPDEAYAIMAKGVGGYLSDPKALADAAKGVRFYDKAMSEQLIGTPGKPGDIKGLIRLANETWSGLQGKRLEVSYDDLVDPRFVSE from the coding sequence ATGATCAAGTCCTTGCTCGTGCGTTCCATCGCGTGTTCCGCCCTGGCTCTCGCCGCCGCTTCTGGCGCGCAGGCCGGCACCCTGTCCATCGGCCACACCACCTGGGTCGGCTACGGCACCCTCTATCTCGCCCGCGACCTGGGCTACTTCAAGGAGCAGGGCCTCGACTTGCAGCTGACCACCATCGAGGAAGCCTCGATGTACATGGCGGCCCAGGCCTCCGGCCAGCTCTCCGGCTCCGCTTCCACCATCGACGAAATCCTCAAGTACCGGCCGAAGTTCTGCTTCAAGGCCGTGGCTGCGCTGGACGACAGCCATGGCGGCGACGGCGTGCTGGTGGGCAAGGACGTCACCTCCCTGGCCCAGCTCAAGGGCCAGGAAGTGGCGGTCAACGAAGGCTCCGTCTCGCAGTTCTGGCTGGCCTACCTGCTCAAGCACGCCGGCATGAACATGAGCGACATCAAGGTGCAGAACATGACTGCCGACGATGCCGCCAGCGCCTTCATCGCCGGCCGCGTGCCCGCCGCCGTGACCTGGGAACCGCACCTCTCCCTGGTGCGCGAGAAGCAGCAGGGCAAGGTGCTGGTGGACAGCTCCACTACCCCCGGCGTGATCGTCGACGTGGTCGCGCTCAACTGCGACGTGATCGAGAAGCAGCCCGAGGACGTCAAGGCCCTGGTGAAAGGCCTGTACAAGGCCGTGCAGTACACCAAGGAGCATCCGGACGAGGCCTACGCCATCATGGCCAAGGGCGTTGGCGGCTACCTCTCCGATCCCAAGGCCCTGGCCGATGCCGCCAAGGGTGTGCGCTTCTACGACAAGGCCATGAGCGAGCAACTCATTGGCACTCCCGGCAAGCCCGGCGACATCAAGGGCTTGATCCGCCTCGCCAACGAAACCTGGAGCGGCCTGCAGGGCAAGCGCCTGGAAGTCAGCTACGACGACCTGGTCGACCCGCGCTTCGTCTCCGAGTAA
- a CDS encoding GMC family oxidoreductase codes for MSSTHDSTYDYLIVGAGSAGCVLANRLSADPSVRVCLLEAGGSDASLRVQTPAGTITLYKSKIFSWNFYSAPQKRLNNRSLHCPRGKALGGSSSMNSMIYIRGHASDYDRWEQDGCPGWGWKDVLPFFKKSERNLLGQDPALHGTLGELVVDKPRDPNPLSSLFIKAGERIGLRRNDDFNGREFEGVGIYNVTQKDAKRLSSYRAFVAPLQRPNLTVLTDRQVGRLLLEGERVTGLELRSGERLLARREVILSAGSLGSPQILLASGIGPGEELKAAGIAVKHDLPGVGKNLQDHLDGLVTVRSPSPLSLGFSLGSLPQILLSPFKYLLAKKGWLTTNYVEAGGFARTPLADSLADVQFHFVPGYRSHRGRLFEWGHGYAVHTCVLRPKSIGELRVKPGGDIEIDYNFLANEEDGRVLVEGVKLARKILAQPEFDKIRGAEMLPGPQVQTDEQLLEHLREYAATVFHPVGTCKMGEDAMAVVDLRLRVHGLRGLRVVDASIMPTLISGNTNAPCIMLGERAAAMILEDSRISSTVPARAVPA; via the coding sequence ATGTCCTCCACCCACGACTCCACCTACGACTACCTCATCGTCGGCGCCGGTTCCGCCGGCTGTGTGCTGGCCAACCGCCTGAGCGCCGACCCATCCGTGCGCGTCTGCCTGCTGGAAGCCGGCGGCAGCGATGCCAGCCTGCGCGTGCAGACCCCGGCCGGCACCATCACCTTGTACAAGAGCAAGATCTTCAGCTGGAACTTCTATTCCGCGCCGCAGAAGCGCCTGAACAACCGCTCGCTGCACTGCCCGCGTGGCAAGGCCCTGGGCGGCTCCAGCTCGATGAACAGCATGATCTACATCCGTGGCCACGCCTCCGACTACGACCGCTGGGAGCAGGACGGCTGCCCCGGATGGGGCTGGAAGGACGTGCTGCCGTTCTTCAAGAAGTCCGAGCGCAACCTGCTCGGCCAGGACCCGGCGCTGCACGGCACCCTCGGTGAGCTGGTGGTGGACAAGCCGCGTGATCCCAACCCGCTGTCGAGCCTGTTCATCAAGGCTGGCGAACGCATCGGCCTGCGCCGCAACGATGACTTCAACGGCCGCGAGTTCGAGGGCGTGGGCATCTACAACGTGACCCAGAAGGACGCCAAGCGCCTGAGCAGCTACCGTGCCTTCGTCGCGCCGTTGCAGCGGCCGAACCTCACCGTGCTGACCGACCGCCAGGTGGGCCGCCTGCTGCTGGAAGGCGAGCGCGTCACCGGCCTCGAACTGCGCAGCGGCGAGCGCCTGCTGGCGCGCCGCGAGGTCATCCTGTCCGCTGGTTCCCTCGGCTCGCCGCAGATTCTCCTGGCTTCGGGCATCGGTCCGGGCGAAGAACTGAAAGCCGCCGGTATCGCGGTGAAACACGACCTGCCGGGCGTGGGCAAGAACCTCCAGGATCACCTCGACGGCCTGGTCACCGTGCGCTCGCCCAGCCCGCTGAGCCTGGGCTTCTCCCTCGGCTCGTTGCCGCAGATCCTGCTGTCGCCGTTCAAGTACCTGCTGGCGAAGAAGGGCTGGCTGACCACCAACTACGTCGAGGCCGGTGGCTTCGCCCGCACGCCATTGGCCGATTCGCTGGCCGACGTGCAGTTCCACTTCGTGCCCGGTTACCGCAGCCACCGTGGCCGCCTGTTCGAGTGGGGCCATGGCTACGCCGTGCATACCTGCGTATTGCGCCCGAAGAGCATCGGCGAGCTGCGCGTGAAGCCCGGCGGCGACATCGAGATCGACTACAACTTCCTCGCCAACGAGGAAGACGGCCGCGTGCTGGTGGAAGGCGTGAAGCTGGCGCGCAAGATCCTCGCCCAGCCGGAGTTCGACAAGATTCGCGGCGCCGAAATGCTGCCCGGCCCGCAGGTGCAGACCGACGAGCAATTGCTCGAGCACCTGCGCGAATACGCCGCCACCGTGTTCCACCCGGTGGGCACCTGCAAGATGGGTGAGGACGCGATGGCGGTGGTTGACCTGCGCCTGCGCGTGCATGGCCTGAGGGGGCTGCGCGTGGTGGACGCGTCGATCATGCCGACACTCATCAGTGGCAACACCAACGCGCCCTGCATCATGCTCGGCGAGCGGGCGGCGGCGATGATCCTGGAAGACAGCCGCATCTCCTCCACCGTTCCCGCCCGCGCCGTTCCGGCCTGA
- a CDS encoding ABC transporter ATP-binding protein, whose translation MGAVAIKQEEAAVTGQEQARPPRLRVENVSLRYRTPEGGTFSALESVSFEVPDQQFAVIVGPSGCGKSSLLYLTAGLAEPTEGDIYVGGQLVDGPGADRGMVFQSYTLFPWLTVRQNVEFGLKRRGMPAAERREIVDYYLDEVGLRRFENNYPKQLSGGMMQRVAIARALANDPQILLMDEPFGALDSQTRMQMQQLLLRVWDHSKKTVVFVTHDIDEAILLGDRVYVMGARPGRIKRILDVPIERPRSLDMVMDRQFIEMKREILGLLHDDLEEAH comes from the coding sequence ATGGGCGCAGTAGCGATCAAGCAGGAAGAAGCGGCCGTGACCGGTCAGGAACAAGCCAGGCCGCCGCGCCTGCGGGTGGAGAACGTCAGCCTGCGCTACCGCACACCCGAGGGCGGCACCTTCAGCGCGCTGGAGAGCGTCTCCTTCGAAGTGCCGGACCAGCAGTTCGCGGTCATCGTCGGCCCGTCGGGCTGCGGCAAGTCGAGCCTGCTCTACCTCACCGCCGGCCTGGCCGAACCCACCGAAGGCGACATCTACGTCGGCGGCCAACTGGTCGACGGCCCCGGCGCCGACCGCGGCATGGTGTTCCAGAGCTACACCCTGTTCCCCTGGCTTACCGTGCGGCAGAACGTCGAGTTCGGCCTCAAGCGTCGCGGCATGCCGGCGGCCGAGCGCCGTGAGATCGTCGACTACTACCTCGACGAAGTCGGCCTGCGCCGCTTCGAGAACAACTATCCCAAGCAGCTCTCCGGCGGAATGATGCAGCGCGTGGCGATCGCCCGCGCGCTGGCCAACGACCCGCAGATCCTGCTGATGGACGAGCCCTTCGGCGCCCTCGACAGCCAGACCCGCATGCAGATGCAGCAACTGCTGCTGCGCGTGTGGGACCACAGCAAGAAGACCGTGGTGTTCGTCACCCACGACATCGACGAGGCCATCCTGCTGGGCGACCGCGTCTACGTCATGGGCGCACGCCCCGGCCGCATCAAGCGCATCCTCGACGTGCCCATCGAGCGCCCGCGCTCGCTGGACATGGTCATGGACCGCCAGTTCATCGAGATGAAGCGCGAGATCCTCGGGCTGCTGCACGACGATCTGGAAGAAGCTCATTGA
- a CDS encoding ABC transporter permease: MPRRSQSWLSRCLTPKVDLPLKLVWSAGTLCWLLVFGLWAGLSYGGVVPAMFLPTPDAVLAAGVRLASDGTLATHVMASVKVVMIGFIISSLVAVPLGLLMGSFRIVQAFLEPLVNFIRYLPVTSFVPLFILWIGIGLEQRVTVIIFGVFFQQLVMIADVSRGVAKDLVNASYTLGCNRRDVVLHVLGPASLPGVLDTLRVTMGWAWTYLVVAELVAASSGLGYISLKAMRGFQVDVIFLAIAIIGLLGLITDQLFRFIRLKVASWAQ, encoded by the coding sequence ATGCCTCGTCGTTCGCAATCCTGGCTCAGCCGTTGCCTGACGCCCAAGGTCGACCTGCCGCTGAAGCTGGTCTGGTCTGCCGGCACCCTGTGCTGGCTGCTCGTGTTCGGCCTGTGGGCCGGGCTCTCCTATGGCGGCGTGGTGCCGGCGATGTTCCTGCCCACCCCGGACGCGGTGCTCGCGGCCGGCGTGCGCCTGGCCAGTGACGGCACCCTCGCCACCCACGTGATGGCCAGCGTCAAGGTGGTGATGATCGGCTTCATCATCTCCTCGCTGGTGGCGGTACCGCTGGGCCTGTTGATGGGCAGCTTCCGCATCGTCCAGGCCTTCCTCGAGCCGCTGGTGAACTTCATTCGCTACCTGCCGGTGACCTCCTTCGTGCCGCTGTTCATCCTGTGGATCGGCATCGGCCTGGAACAGCGCGTCACCGTGATCATCTTCGGCGTGTTCTTCCAGCAACTGGTGATGATCGCCGACGTTTCCCGCGGCGTCGCCAAGGACCTGGTCAACGCTTCCTACACCCTGGGCTGCAACCGTCGCGACGTAGTCCTCCACGTGCTCGGCCCGGCGTCGCTGCCGGGCGTGCTCGACACCCTGCGCGTGACCATGGGCTGGGCCTGGACCTACCTGGTCGTGGCCGAACTGGTCGCCGCCTCCAGCGGCCTGGGCTACATCAGCCTCAAGGCCATGCGCGGCTTCCAGGTCGACGTGATCTTCCTGGCCATCGCCATCATCGGCCTGCTGGGCCTGATCACTGACCAACTCTTCCGATTCATCCGACTGAAGGTGGCGTCATGGGCGCAGTAG